AATCAAATCGCAGACAGCCGCCGAAGTTCAGGACTTGGATTATCTTTGTGCAAGTCCATTATTAACGCCCACGGCGGAGAACTTACTGTTTCAGATAATCTGCCGCACGGAACAGTATTTACATTTACATTACCGGCAGGGGAGGTCAAAGTATATGAATAAGTCACTAATATTAGTTGTAGAAGATGACACATCTGTCAGAAATTTAATTACAACAACCTTAAAAGCGCACGAATACCGATATCTGACGGCGCCCGATGGTCAATCGGCAATTTTAGAAGCATCTTCACACAATCCTGACATTGTTTTACTTGATTTAGGACTTCCTGATATGGATGGCATTGAAATTATTAAAAAAATCCGTACTTGGTCAAACATGCCAATTATCGTAATCAGTGCTCGCAGTGAAGATACCGATAAAATTGATGCGTTGGATGCTGGTGCAGATGATTATTTAACAAAGCCATTTTCTGTTGAAGAACTGCTTGCCAGACTACGAGTCACGCAAAGAAGGTTATTGATGATGCAAAAAGTATCCCCTGCCGAAGCGGTTGTTTTTGTAAACGGAAAACTTCGTGTAGATTATGCTGCAGGTTGTGCTTATTTGAATGAAGAAGAGTTGCATTTAACACCTATTGAATATAAGTTGCTTTGCCTGTTGACAAGAAATATAGGAAAAGTTCTGACCCATACTTTCCTTACGCAAAGCATTTGGGGAAGTAGTTGGGATAACGATATTGCCTCCCTTCGTGTGTTTATGGCAACACTTCGTAAAAAAATTGAGAAAGAACCGAACTCTCCACAATATATCCAAACACACATTGGTGTTGGGTATCGGATGCTGAAAGTTGATTGAACTTCACAACACCATAGTTAAAGTTGGAATATAAGCTGTAGATCTGTATAAGAGACCTGTACGCACGGTTCAATGGAAGGGGCTTATGCAACAGAATATTGAATTTGAGCGGTGCATTGATTTTCTGGTACGGATGATTGATAAGTACGGCGAAGAAGTTCTCCGGGAGTTGGAGGAAGAAAAACAGAATAAGCAAGAAAAAGAAGCGGCAGTTTCCTGAAATACAAAATGTAAATCAGACTGTCGCTTCTTTGAGAAATTATTCGGCTGTATTATCTTTTACTTCCGCAAGCATAATCTGCTCAAGTCTGTCAATATCTGGAAATACCACTTTTTTGCCTCTGGAATGAAGTTGACGAATTTTTTTCATACGTGTTGTTACTTCCTTGTGAATGGAATGCTTAACAGGAACCGGATTATCATTTCGAGTATGTATATGGTCAAGATAGTAATCTCTGATTGGAAACATATTCTGGAGAAGAAAAGCAGCTTCTTTTCCATCAAATTCGCCTAAAACAATCGTTAGGCACTTTCCGTATTTAGCCATTTGTTTATCGTGTATTGTTTTAAACTTTTCTACACGAGAACTGAGCGGAACCATCCATAACAGAGAAGTTTTATTGTCACGCAGACAGTAAAAAGTAGGACGGTATGTACCACCTTCTTTGTTCTGCATTAAGTTGGAATCCTGTACTTTCTCAAAATATTCATCTTTAATATGGTAAACGTACCCTTCTTGATATATCATGTTCATCACCTATAAAAAAAGCCCTGCCATGCGGCAGGGCCGAAATTTTCGAGCCGGACATTTATTAGACGCTTCCGGTGAGCGAACAGTATTTTCGAGCCGATCACTTATAAGCCGCCAACGGTGGGCGAACAATATTTTCGATGACAGAAATCCTGTCTCTATCATTATTATATGGTTGTAATGAAAATATGTCAATAAAAAGTAAAAAGAAGTATTTGGAATAGTTGGAACAAGTACTAAAATATAGTTGGGACAATAAAAGAAAGTTATATTGCGAGGAAGATTATGAAGAATAAAAAGATTAAATGCGATATATATACCAGAGTATCCACAACCATGCAGGTAGATAGCTATAGTCTGGATGCTCAGAAAGAAAAACTTAAGAGATATGCGGAATTTCAGAATATGGAAATCGTAAATGAGTATTCAGACGAAGGTAAATCTGGAAAAAGCGTAGAGGGCAGACCGGAATTTCAGAGAATGTTGGATAATATTGAGAATGGAACAGATGAGGTTCAGTTTGTACTGGTGTTCAAGCTTTCCAGATTTGGTCGTAATGCGGTAGATGTTTTATAAACCGATACAAAAAAATGTGGGAATTGTGTTGCTAAGAATGCATCTTAGAAAGAAGTTTGAGTACTGTAAATGCATGGTAATAATATCTAAAAAGAGAAGATACATTTTTAGTAAAAACCGCTTTTGCAATAAAAATGAAATAGTTTTATAATAAAATTAACAGTGGGAAGCGTAATAGTAACAGGAGATAATCAAAGCTCTTTTGTACGTTATACTTTTACGGAATAAAAGTGTTGGTCAGTAAGGAGAGAAGTTTATGAAATATGAAATTGGAGACTTGGTCAGTAAACCAGTTACAGGTATTTGTAAAATAGAGGATATTTTATATTTGAATCCGCAGGACGAAAGAAATAATAAATTGTATTATCTGATGAAACCAATTGAAGATGAAAAAGAAAAAATATATGTTCCGGTTTCAAACGCAGATTCAAGGCTGAGACTGTGTATGACAAAGAAAATGGCATGGAGTTTGATTAAACGAATTCCAGAGATTCCAACAGCATGGGTGAATAATGAAAAAATGAGAGAGCAGAATTATAAAGAAGCAGTAAAAGCAAATGAACCAGAAGCTTTAGTTTCTATTATAAAAATGATTTATCAGAGGAACCAGAAAAGACTTGCTCAGGGGAAAAAATGTACCGCAACGGATGCAAGATATTTTCAGACAGCAGAGAATTTATTATATATGGAATTGGGAGTGGCACTTGGAAAACCAAAGCAGGAAATATGTAAAACAATTATCGAGTATATTAACCAGAGCAAACTGTGAATTAGTGACGACGTAATATTCCCATGGCTGCTGATTTCCGGCAGATGGAGCTGCCATAGCTGCCCGGAGCAGCTGTTCTACTTTTCTCTACTCTATTTGTCTGTCCAGATAATTTCGGATACTTGTTCTGTGAAAAATTTCGTTCATTTTCTTACCTCCAATTTGTGTGCGAAAATTGTTTTTAATAATTTATGTGACATGCAATAACTATAAATGCAGGCAACGATTTCTGCGATCCAGACTGCGTACCAGCCATGTGAAATGCCAGAGATTTTTATGAAAATCAAGAGGCAGGGAACTAATAAAATAAGTTGCCTTATAGCAGCACTGACCATATTAATGATGCCGTTTCCGGTGTATTTTGGAGACAGGGAGACACAGAAGAACTACAGAGAGTAAAGAACGGAGAAAAAATTTAATACACTGAACTTATAGAAGAGAACTGTTAGTGCGTCAAAGCATTAGCAGTTCTTTTTTCGTGTAAGGGAGGTGGTGCCGTTGGGCTGCGGAATACAATTTCTCGGATGAATCTATATCCGATACAAGGTCTGCAATTCTAATCTAAAACAAGGCAAATCTAAGGAGACAATATTATGGCATTTAAGAAATTTTGTTTTTGGTTAGAAATAAAGTTCGGTAAAAAATTAAGCAAAATTCACTTAATTTAAACGTGAAATTAAGTTTTCCTGTTGTTATGATAATAAAAGAAACAGACAGGTCTTGCTGCGATATGGCAGAAGATGCGGGAAGATCATTGCGAAAAGGAGGAAAAAAATGAAGCAGTATGAAGTATTTGAACTGGTGCTGAACGGACAGCCGCCGGAAGGATCAGAAGCACTTGCGGAGGTGAATGCTGTTTTTTCACTGGACGGACAGGAAAAGGAAGTAAAAGGATTTTATGACGGAAACGGAGTCTATAAGGTTCGTTTTCTGCCGGAAAAATGTGGGGTCTATTCCTGGAAGGTGAGCGGTGCTGTCGTGGATGAGGGAACAGAAGAATGTGTTCCGGGAGATGGACACGGTCTGGTCCGTGCAGAAAAAACACACTTTGTCTATGAAGATGGAAGCCGATATATCCCATTTGGAACAACAATCTACGCTCTGGTTCATCAGGAGGATGCCCTTGTCAGGGAAACGATGGAGTCACTGAAGAAGGCTCCGTTCAATAAAGTGCGCCATTGCGTTTTCCCGAAATCCTATGAGTTCAATCAGAATGAACCGCCCTGTTTTGCATTTGAAAAGGACGGAGACGGCAAATGGGATGTGAATCGTCCGAATTACAAGTTCTGGGAAAGACTGGAAAAAGCAATCCTTGAACTTGCAGACATGGGTATTGAAACGGATCTGATTTTGTTCCACCCATATGACAGATGGGGGTTTGCAACAATGACTGCAGAGGAGAACGAGATCTATCTCAGATATGCGATTAGAAGATTGGCCGCTTTTCCCTCTGTCTGGTGGAGCATGGCAAATGAATATGATATCTGTTTCGCAAAGACTGTAGAAGACTGGGCGAGATTCGAGGAGATTATCAAAGAGGAGGATCCTTACGGTCATCTGCTCAGCAATCATTACTGCATGAAACCTTATGACAACAGCAGAGAGAACATTACTCATCTTAGTATGCAGAATATCCTGTTCTATAAAGCGCCCCAGTGGATTAGAGAATACAAAAAGCCTCTGATTTATGATGAGTGCTGCTATGAAGGGGATATCCATCTTTCCTGGGGAAATATTTCTGCGGAGGAAATGGTACATCGGTTCTGGTGTGC
This Ruminococcus hominis DNA region includes the following protein-coding sequences:
- a CDS encoding response regulator produces the protein MNKSLILVVEDDTSVRNLITTTLKAHEYRYLTAPDGQSAILEASSHNPDIVLLDLGLPDMDGIEIIKKIRTWSNMPIIVISARSEDTDKIDALDAGADDYLTKPFSVEELLARLRVTQRRLLMMQKVSPAEAVVFVNGKLRVDYAAGCAYLNEEELHLTPIEYKLLCLLTRNIGKVLTHTFLTQSIWGSSWDNDIASLRVFMATLRKKIEKEPNSPQYIQTHIGVGYRMLKVD
- the cptIN gene encoding type III toxin-antitoxin system CptIN family toxin; this translates as MIYQEGYVYHIKDEYFEKVQDSNLMQNKEGGTYRPTFYCLRDNKTSLLWMVPLSSRVEKFKTIHDKQMAKYGKCLTIVLGEFDGKEAAFLLQNMFPIRDYYLDHIHTRNDNPVPVKHSIHKEVTTRMKKIRQLHSRGKKVVFPDIDRLEQIMLAEVKDNTAE
- a CDS encoding CarD family transcriptional regulator — translated: MKYEIGDLVSKPVTGICKIEDILYLNPQDERNNKLYYLMKPIEDEKEKIYVPVSNADSRLRLCMTKKMAWSLIKRIPEIPTAWVNNEKMREQNYKEAVKANEPEALVSIIKMIYQRNQKRLAQGKKCTATDARYFQTAENLLYMELGVALGKPKQEICKTIIEYINQSKL
- a CDS encoding DUF5060 domain-containing protein, producing the protein MKQYEVFELVLNGQPPEGSEALAEVNAVFSLDGQEKEVKGFYDGNGVYKVRFLPEKCGVYSWKVSGAVVDEGTEECVPGDGHGLVRAEKTHFVYEDGSRYIPFGTTIYALVHQEDALVRETMESLKKAPFNKVRHCVFPKSYEFNQNEPPCFAFEKDGDGKWDVNRPNYKFWERLEKAILELADMGIETDLILFHPYDRWGFATMTAEENEIYLRYAIRRLAAFPSVWWSMANEYDICFAKTVEDWARFEEIIKEEDPYGHLLSNHYCMKPYDNSRENITHLSMQNILFYKAPQWIREYKKPLIYDECCYEGDIHLSWGNISAEEMVHRFWCAYCDGAFATHGETFLSDDDVLWWAKGGKLKGKSPEGIAFLREVMESLPGALEPWDEPVWTLYEPDLQDGDAPADLMENPFFKLHASLTEAERDALNLKDSAYCGHYEEKAFIKYYGIQQPGRSCMFLPKNHTYRIELIDTRERKKSVLMNGASGTVWFDMPGKEKMAVFAIATS